The Pan troglodytes isolate AG18354 chromosome 1, NHGRI_mPanTro3-v2.0_pri, whole genome shotgun sequence genome includes a region encoding these proteins:
- the JUN gene encoding transcription factor Jun yields MTAKMETTFYDDALNASFLPSESGPYGYSNPKILKQSMTLNLADPVGSLKPHLRAKNSDLLTSPDVGLLKLASPELERLIIQSSNGHITTTPTPTQFLCPKNVTDEQEGFAEGFVRALAELHSQNTLPSVTSAAQPVNGAGMVAPAVASVAGGSGSGGFSASLHSEPPVYANLSNFNPGALSSGGGAPSYGAAGLAFPAQPQQQQQPPHHLPQQMPVQHPRLQALKEEPQTVPEMPGETPPLSPIDMESQERIKAERKRMRNRIAASKCRKRKLERIARLEEKVKTLKAQNSELASTANMLREQVAQLKQKVMNHVNSGCQLMLTQQLQTF; encoded by the coding sequence ATGACTGCAAAGATGGAAACGACCTTCTATGACGATGCCCTCAACGCCTCGTTCCTCCCGTCCGAGAGCGGACCTTATGGCTACAGTAACCCCAAGATCCTGAAACAGAGCATGACCCTGAACCTGGCCGACCCAGTGGGGAGCCTGAAGCCGCACCTCCGCGCCAAGAACTCGGACCTCCTCACCTCGCCCGACGTGGGGCTGCTCAAGCTGGCGTCGCCCGAGCTGGAGCGCCTGATAATCCAGTCCAGCAACGGGCACATCACCACCACGCCGACCCCCACCCAGTTCCTGTGCCCCAAGAACGTGACAGATGAGCAGGAGGGCTTCGCCGAGGGCTTCGTGCGCGCCCTGGCCGAACTGCACAGCCAGAACACGCTGCCCAGCGTCACGTCGGCGGCGCAGCCGGTCAAcggggcaggcatggtggctcccgcggTAGCCTCGGTGGCAGGGGGCAGCGGCAGCGGCGGCTTCAGCGCCAGCCTGCACAGCGAGCCGCCGGTCTACGCCAACCTCAGCAACTTCAACCCAGGCGCGCTGAGCAGCGGCGGCGGGGCGCCCTCCTACGGCGCGGCTGGCCTGGCCTTTCCCGCGCaaccccagcagcagcagcagccgccgcACCACCTGCCCCAGCAGATGCCCGTGCAGCACCCGCGGCTGCAGGCCCTGAAGGAGGAGCCTCAGACAGTGCCCGAGATGCCTGGCGAGACACCGCCCCTGTCCCCCATCGACATGGAGTCCCAGGAGCGGATCAAGGCGGAGAGGAAGCGCATGAGGAACCGCATCGCTGCCTCCAAGTGCCGAAAAAGGAAGCTGGAGAGAATCGCCCGGCTGGAGGAAAAAGTGAAAACCTTGAAAGCTCAGAACTCGGAGCTGGCGTCCACGGCCAACATGCTCAGGGAACAGGTGGCACAGCTTAAACAGAAAGTCATGAACCACGTTAACAGTGGGTGCCAACTCATGCTAACGCAGCAGTTGCAAACATTTTGA